The following are encoded together in the Ovis aries strain OAR_USU_Benz2616 breed Rambouillet chromosome 15, ARS-UI_Ramb_v3.0, whole genome shotgun sequence genome:
- the PSMA1 gene encoding proteasome subunit alpha type-1: MFRNQYDNDVTVWSPQGRIHQIEYAMEAVKQGSATVGLKSKTHAVLVALKRAQSELAAHQKKILHVDNHIGISIAGLTADARLLCNFMRQECLDSRFVFDRPLPVSRLVSLIGSKTQIPTQRYGRRPYGVGLLIAGYDDMGPHIFQTCPSANYFDCRAMSIGARSQSARTYLERHMSEFMECNLNELVKHGLRALRETLPAEQDLTTKNVSIGIVGKDLEFTIYDDDDVSPFLEGLEERPQRKAQPTQPADEPAEKADEPMEH; encoded by the exons ATG tTTCGCAACCAGTATGACAATGATGTCACTGTTTGGAGCCCTCAG ggcAGAATTCATCAAATTGAATATGCAATGGAAGCTGTCAAACAAGGTTCAGCCACAGTTGGTCTGAAATCAAAAACTCATGCAGTGTTGGTTGCATTGAAG AGAGCACAGTCAGAACTTGCGGctcatcagaaaaaaattctCCATGTTGATAACCATATTGGTATCTCAATTGCGGGACTTACTGCTGATGCTCGACTGTTATG taatTTTATGCGCCAGGAGTGTTTGGATTCCAGATTTGTATTTGACAGACCTCTTCCTGTGTCTCGTCTTGTATCTCTAATTGGAAGCA AAACCCAGATACCAACACAGCGATATGGCCGGAGACCATATGGTGTTGGGCTGCTCATTGCTGGTTATGAT GATATGGGTCCTCACATTTTCCAAACTTGTCCATCTGCTAACTATTTTGACTGCAGAGCTATGTCCATTGGAGCCCGATCTCAATCAGCTCGTACTTACTTGGAGAGACATATGTCAGAGTTTATGGAGT gCAATTTGAATGAACTGGTTAAGCATGGTCTGCGTGCCTTACGGGAAACCCTTCCTGCAGAACAGGACCTGACTACAAAG aatGTTTCCATTGGAATTGTTGGTAAAGACTTGGAGTTTACaatttatgatgatgatgatgtgtcTCCATTCCTGGAAGGTCTGGAAGAAAGACCACAGAGAAAGGCACAG CCTACTCAACCTGCTGATGAACCTGCAGAAAAGGCTGATGAACCAATGGAACATTAA